A window from Drosophila subobscura isolate 14011-0131.10 chromosome O, UCBerk_Dsub_1.0, whole genome shotgun sequence encodes these proteins:
- the LOC117897594 gene encoding nuclear receptor subfamily 2 group E member 1, which translates to MSMFSSCEVCGDQSSGKHYGVSCCDGCSCFFKRSVRKGNSYACIAIKGNCIVDKARRNWCPFCRFQRCLAVGMNVAAVQDERGPRTQQSTAVYRYSRRTAPQTVVAATGNGAQALHFQILAQILVTCLRQAMANEHFSSLERPQQDAILQVVWSEIFILRASHWSLDISAMIDACGDDQLKRLIYEAQQLRADVLELNFLETLILCRKELALSADYAIILATHSNGALMSLARYTLHQSNYLRFGQLLLGLRQLCLRRFDCALSCMFRTVVRDILKTL; encoded by the exons ATGTCGATGTTCAGCTCCTGTGAAGTGTGTGGCGATCAGAGCTCGGGTAAGCACTACGGCGTCTCCTGCTGCGACGGATGCTCCTGCTTCTTCAAGCGCAGCGTGAGGAAGGGCAATAGCTATGCCTGCATTGCCATCAAGGGAAACTGCATCGTGGATAAGGCGCGCAGGAACTGGTGCCCCTTTTGCCGCTTCCAACGTTGTCTGGCGGTGGGCATGAATGTGGCTGCCGTGCAGGATGAGCGCGGGCCGAGAACCCAACAGTCGACGGCTGTCTACAGGTACAGCCGCAGAACCGCGCCACAAAcggtggtggctgccactggcaaCGGTGCTCAGGCGTTGCACTTTCAGATTCTTGCCCAGATTCTGGTCACCTGCCTGCGACAGGCGATGGCGAATGAGCATTTCAGCAGCCTGGAGCGGCCGCAACAGGATGCCATCCTCCAGGTGGTGTGGAGCGAAATCTTTATACTGCGAGCCTCGCACTGGTCGCTGGACATTAGTGCCATGATCGATGCCTGTGGCGATGACCAGCTGAAACGACTTATCTACGAGGCCCAACAGCTCAGAGCCGATGTCTTGGAACTGAACTTTCTGGAGACGCTTATTCTGTGCAGGAAAG AACTAGCTCTGAGTGCGGACTATGCCATTATCCTGGCGACCCACTCGAATGGCGCTTTAATGTCCCTCGCGCGCTACACTTTGCATCAGTCGAACTATTTACGCTTTGGACAGCTGCTACTGGGGTTGCGACAGCTCTGTCTGCGCCGTTTCGATTGTGCTTTGTCCTGCATGTTTCGAACAGTGGTCAGGGATATATTAAAaacattataa
- the LOC117896478 gene encoding pre-mRNA 3'-end-processing factor FIP1, which yields MADDANEDSWLYGTSNPDSTTNEIGNGDDALAAEHEAQALAAVVAGDKPGSSAASLLPGFAKEEVPEYNEFDDPAEEMEEDEEALPDTTDHHTRGRDEDREETRTPPDQDEDEEMDEAPARKERNGSGSDEDDDDDSDDDINVVIGDIKQAPSTFNIKQRPNLLAGGTAADKAKPAGQAGKFSIEDFEGAGTINGVAVHEFSIDSLEEKPWRKPGADITDYFNYGFNEETWRAYCERQKRFRVAESGVGLASLTQNVSQNAPIGILNDGGMNMGPPGMHNMPPMMGMNDGGMQMPPPGMPPPNMMQHQPRPGMGMMQRPPRPISTTGGGVKENAIQVMTAECREYSRGGLGPMAPNFPPPGASDEPFFHEPEPFDYGYEPTQESQWGNDNPGWVPTGIKELTPGHAHIHQPPPGMPPQMNVPPPQMGGPPPQLRGMMPPNMRMPPNMSMGPPHGMMMGPGNGPPPGMRMGMAPPQRMPMGGNNNGNISNLASSSSASSSDRGGYDDERERRRREKDKQIKKDALRKDFIEMLRERHDIERHTRWYDIKKKFEADPRYRALDSSYREEYFEDYLHMLKDEKRKERDVKERDRHRDKERSRDKDKEKEKDTKDKDKEKDKDKDKEKEEKKESSRVRSRSRDKSSRRKSKSREKERSERSSKTAPGSSSGATSGSSSSRGDRKKSHRKEKEEEE from the exons atGGCTGATGATGCGAACGAGGATAGCTGGCTGTACGGCACCTCGAATCCGGACTCCACCACAAACGAGATTGGCAACGGCGACGATGCGCTGGCGGCCGAACACGAGGCTCAGGCCCTGGCCGCCGTGGTGGCTGGCGACAAGCCGGGCTCCAGTGCAGCCTCCCTGCTGCCCGGCTTCGCCAAGGAGGAGGTGCCCGAGTACAACGAATTCGATGATCCCGCCgaggagatggaggaggaCGAAGAGGCGCTGCCGGACACCACCGACCACCATACGAGAGGGCGAGACGAGGACAGGGAGGAGACGAGAACGCCGCCAGACCAGGATGAAGACGAGGAAATGGACGAGGCTCCGGCCAGGAAGGAGCGCAATGGTTCTGGCTccgacgaggacgatgacgatgactcGGATGACGATATCAATGTGGTGATTGGCGACATCAAGCAGGCGCCGAGCACATTCAACATCAAACAGCGCCCCAACCTCTTGGCTGGGGGCACGGCAGCCGACAAGGCCAAGCCGGCTGGCCAGGCCGGAAAGTTCAGTATCGAGGACTTCGAGGGTGCCGGCACCATCAATGGCGTGGCCGTGCACGAGTTCAGCATCGATTCGCTGGAGGAGAAGCCGTGGCGGAAGCCGGGCGCGGACATCACGGACTACTTCAACTACGGCTTTAACGAGGAGACGTGGCGGGCCTACTGCGAGCGACAGAAGCGCTTCCGCGTGGCAGAAAGCGGCGTCGGCCTGGCCAGTCTCACCCAGAACGTGAGTCAGAACGCTCCGATTGGGATCCTGAATGACGGTGGCATGAATATGGGTCCCCCGGGGATGCACAACATGCCGCCCATGATGGGCATGAACGATGGTGGCATGCAGATGCCGCCGCCGGGAATGCCGCCACCCAACATGATGCAGCACCAGCCACGTCCGGGCATGGGCATGATGCAGCGACCGCCGCGACCCATTTCCACCACGGGCGGCGGTGTCAAGGAGAATGCCATCCAGGTGATGACGGCCGAGTGTCGGGAGTATTCGCGCGGCGGCCTGGGACCCATGGCGCCCAATTTCCCACCGCCCGGAGCCTCCGATGAACCCTTCTTCCACGAGCCAGAGCCCTTCGACTACGGCTACGAGCCCACGCAGGAATCGCAATGGGGCAACGACAATCCTGGCTGGGTGCCCACCGGCATTAAGGAGCTGACGCCCGGCCACGCTCACATCCATCAGCCGCCGCCCGGCATGCCACCTCAAATGAATGTGCCGCCTCCCCAGATGGGCGGACCACCGCCTCAGCTGCGCGGCATGATGCCGCCCAATATGCGAATGCCTCCAAACATGA GTATGGGTCCACCGCATGGAATGATGATGGGTCCCGGCAATGGACCGCCGCCTGGGATGAGAATGGGCATGGCGCCGCCACAGCGTATGCCCATGGGCGGTAACAACAATGGAAATATCAGCAACTTGGcctcctcatcctctgcctcctcctcagATCGCGGTGGCTACGACGATGAGCGCGAACGACGGCGGCGGGAAAAGGATAAGCAGATCAAGAAGGATGCG CTGCGCAAGGACTTCATCGAGATGCTGCGGGAACGACACGACATCGAGAGGCACACGCGATGGTATGACATCAAGAAGAAGTTCGAAGCGGATCCCAGGTATCGTGCTTTGGATTCGTCCTATCGGGAGGAATACTTCGAGGACTATCTGCACATGCTGAAAGATGAGAAGCGCAAGGAGCGCGATGTGAAGGAACGCGATCGTCATCGCGACAAGGAGCGATCTcgggacaaggacaaggagaaggagaaagataCCAAGGACAAAGACAAGgagaaggacaaggacaaagacaaggagaaagaagaaaaaaaggagagctCCCGTGTACGTTCCCGCTCGCGCGACAAGTCCAGTCGCCGCAAATCCAAATCCCGCGAAAAGGAGCGCAGCGaacgcagcagcaaaacgGCTCCTGGCAGCAGTTCAGGAGCGACCTCTGGTTCATCGTCCAGCCGTGGCGACAGGAAAAAGTCCCATCGCAAGgaaaaggaagaggaggaatAG